The Verrucomicrobiota bacterium genomic interval CGTCGGGATTCTCATACTGGCGCAGCATCGCATCCACGAACGGTGTGCGGACGCGTCCGGGGCAGATGCAATTGATCCGCACACCCGTGGTGCCATGATCCATGGCCATTGCACGGGTCATGCCGACAATGGCGTGTTTAGTGGCCGTGTAGGCAAAGCGCGACTCCATCGCCATGACTCCGAGGATGGAGGCGATGTTGACGATGGAGCCCGTGCCGCGCTCGATCATGCCGGGCAGCACTGCGCGCGACAGGTGATAGGTGCCGAGCACATTCACTTTCCACAGCCTGTCCAGGTCCTCGAGGTTGGTGGTCAAAATGGTGCCGACGTGTCCGATGCCGGCGTTGTTGACGAGCACATCGCAGCGTCCGCATTTTTCGTGCACCGCGCGCACGGCGGCGATGCACGCGGCTCCGTCGCTGACATCGAGAACCAGCGATTCTGCTCGGTGGCCTGCGGCGCGGATGCGGGCGGCGGTTTGCCCGGCGGCGGCTTCGTCGCAATCGGTGGCGAACACGACCGCTCCGGCTTCGGCGAAACATTCCGCGATGGCGGCTCCGATGCCGGAACCGGCTCCGGTGACGAGGGCGATCTTGTCAGTGAGGGTGATCATGGATTGGAAAAGAGGAATGT includes:
- a CDS encoding SDR family oxidoreductase yields the protein MITLTDKIALVTGAGSGIGAAIAECFAEAGAVVFATDCDEAAAGQTAARIRAAGHRAESLVLDVSDGAACIAAVRAVHEKCGRCDVLVNNAGIGHVGTILTTNLEDLDRLWKVNVLGTYHLSRAVLPGMIERGTGSIVNIASILGVMAMESRFAYTATKHAIVGMTRAMAMDHGTTGVRINCICPGRVRTPFVDAMLRQYENPDDYLRQMEAPHAMKRMAAPSEIASAALYLASDAASFVTGSAMIVDGGLSAGK